One Synechococcus sp. JA-2-3B'a(2-13) genomic window carries:
- a CDS encoding DUF4258 domain-containing protein — translation MLESEHFRLSEHALRRLQQRQEIASQWIERVLSCPDYVQVDPKDPQLKQAYGRIPEYGNRLLKIVYDESTDPWTVVTIFFDRTMGKKLP, via the coding sequence GTGTTAGAGTCTGAGCACTTTCGGCTATCTGAGCATGCGTTGAGACGGCTGCAGCAGCGACAAGAGATCGCAAGCCAGTGGATCGAGAGAGTTCTGAGCTGCCCTGACTACGTACAAGTGGATCCCAAAGATCCTCAGCTCAAGCAAGCCTATGGTCGAATTCCGGAGTACGGCAATCGCCTCCTGAAGATTGTTTACGATGAATCAACGGATCCTTGGACAGTGGTGACTATCTTTTTTGATCGAACAATGGGGAAAAAGCTGCCATGA
- a CDS encoding aldo/keto reductase, translating to MQYRRFGRTELPMPVLSCGGMRYQHSWQDTPWSGIPAASQQNLEATIRRALEVGINHIETARGYGTSEMQLGRILPLFPRQDLIVQTKIGPSADPQQFLAKFEQSMSYLNLDYVDLLAIHGLNTWEDLEHSLRPGGCLEVCQRLVRQGRVRFVGFSTHGPTELIVEAIRSGGFDYVNLHWYFVNQTNWPAIEAAAQQDMGVFIISPSDKGGKLYDPPAKLVQLCQPLSPMVFNDLFCLSHPQVHTLSIGAARPSDFDEHLRAVELLDRADELLPPILARLEQALIEQVGEHYAKTWHQGLPRYDQTPGQVNIPFILLLRNLVLAYDLVDYAKSRYNLLGNAGSWLPGQRADKVDAEALRPYLIHSPHRDRIPALLQEAHRLLSGAEVKRLSQS from the coding sequence ATGCAGTATCGCAGATTTGGGCGTACCGAGCTGCCTATGCCCGTGCTGAGCTGTGGTGGCATGCGCTATCAACACAGTTGGCAAGATACTCCTTGGTCAGGGATCCCAGCGGCAAGCCAGCAGAACCTGGAGGCGACGATTCGCCGGGCCTTGGAGGTGGGCATCAACCACATCGAAACTGCCCGCGGCTATGGCACTTCTGAAATGCAGTTGGGCCGCATTTTGCCGCTCTTTCCCCGGCAAGATCTGATTGTGCAGACGAAAATTGGCCCCAGCGCCGACCCGCAGCAGTTCCTGGCCAAGTTCGAGCAATCGATGAGCTACTTGAACCTCGATTATGTGGATCTGCTGGCCATCCACGGGTTGAATACCTGGGAAGACTTGGAGCACAGCCTGCGTCCAGGGGGGTGTCTGGAGGTGTGTCAGCGCCTGGTACGGCAGGGGCGGGTGCGTTTTGTCGGCTTCTCCACCCATGGGCCGACGGAGTTGATCGTGGAAGCCATACGGTCAGGGGGCTTTGATTACGTCAACCTACACTGGTACTTTGTCAACCAAACCAACTGGCCCGCCATTGAGGCTGCCGCCCAGCAGGATATGGGGGTATTCATCATCAGTCCCTCGGATAAGGGGGGCAAGCTTTACGATCCGCCCGCCAAGCTGGTGCAGTTGTGCCAACCCCTCAGCCCGATGGTCTTCAACGACCTGTTCTGTCTGTCCCATCCCCAGGTTCACACCCTCAGCATTGGGGCGGCCCGACCCAGCGATTTTGATGAGCACCTGCGGGCGGTGGAGCTGTTGGATCGGGCTGATGAGCTGTTGCCGCCGATCCTGGCCCGCCTAGAGCAAGCTTTGATCGAGCAGGTGGGGGAACACTACGCCAAAACTTGGCACCAGGGCCTGCCTCGCTACGACCAAACCCCCGGACAAGTGAATATCCCGTTCATTCTGCTGCTGCGCAATTTGGTCTTGGCCTATGACTTGGTGGACTATGCCAAGAGCCGTTACAACCTGTTGGGCAATGCCGGCAGTTGGCTCCCCGGCCAGCGGGCAGACAAAGTGGATGCCGAAGCCCTGCGACCTTATCTTATCCACAGCCCCCACCGCGACCGGATCCCGGCTTTGTTGCAAGAAGCCCATCGCCTGCTCTCTGGAGCTGAGGTGAAGCGCCTATCTCAGAGCTAG
- a CDS encoding gamma-glutamylcyclotransferase family protein: MSEQWYFAYGSNLDAQQMGHRTVDFKEARRARLQGYRLTFNKRGNDGTGKANIVRDPSGVVWGVAYLCSSDRLERMDRYEGIPGGHYRRQQVQVRSDEGEVIEAMTYVAGDSFIDDSLIPSEGYLQGILKGAREHGLPPDYIHQIEAMGLGG, encoded by the coding sequence ATGAGTGAGCAGTGGTATTTTGCATACGGAAGTAACCTAGATGCCCAGCAGATGGGACACCGTACTGTTGATTTCAAGGAAGCTAGGCGTGCTCGTTTGCAGGGATACCGCCTGACGTTCAACAAGCGCGGCAACGATGGAACCGGCAAGGCCAACATTGTCCGGGATCCCTCTGGGGTTGTGTGGGGAGTTGCCTATCTGTGCAGCTCGGACAGGCTGGAGAGGATGGATCGGTATGAAGGAATTCCGGGAGGTCATTACCGTCGCCAGCAGGTTCAGGTTCGAAGCGATGAGGGTGAAGTGATCGAAGCAATGACTTACGTGGCGGGAGATTCATTCATTGATGATTCATTGATCCCAAGCGAGGGATATCTTCAAGGAATCTTGAAGGGGGCACGAGAGCATGGGCTTCCCCCCGACTACATTCATCAAATTGAAGCGATGGGGTTGGGTGGCTGA
- a CDS encoding DUF2283 domain-containing protein has product MRPFIEFDPDVDAGYIRLTTAQVQSSEEIAPGVVLDFDKENQLVGVEVLSVHRQMDSDIKMLPQEIQDYIVLLRNSVLQEQLLS; this is encoded by the coding sequence ATGAGACCTTTCATCGAGTTTGATCCTGATGTGGATGCTGGATATATTCGTTTGACAACAGCTCAAGTCCAAAGCTCAGAGGAGATTGCCCCTGGGGTTGTTTTGGATTTCGACAAGGAAAATCAACTGGTTGGAGTTGAGGTTCTCTCTGTTCATCGACAAATGGATAGCGACATTAAAATGCTTCCGCAAGAGATTCAAGACTACATCGTTTTATTGAGAAACTCCGTGTTGCAAGAACAGTTACTGAGTTAG
- a CDS encoding amidohydrolase → MSFILRNALIPTATGYETADVRIEGERIAAIGRGLPATGADSLELDASNQLLLPGFVNAHTHSSEMWQRGIIPPYPLELWLAQLHEYAPPDPEKIYLSALGTAVETLLTGGTSVVDHLVLIPGQELATIEAAVRAYREVGIRAFVGPLIQDQALSRGLPSSSSWDREPETYPLSTAEVLAIVEEAVQRFHRPEEGITLMVAPTGIQLCSDELFKGCAELSQKYDLPRHAHLLETRAQQMLAQEKYGCSAVEHLERLGYLDQRTSLAHCVWLSDADIEILARTGSTVVHNPLSNLRLGSGIAPILKYRRAGVNVAFGCDGSASNDSQDLLEAIKIGTILHNITDPDYRHWISPRESVEMASRGGAIGLGLGEELGSLEVGKQADLVLYDLTQLSLLPRTDPIGLLVLGRPTQAVHSVWVRGKQVVSGGAVTTVDVANLRQELFACSSWDPSRRSQQVAQLEARYRRVMGLPA, encoded by the coding sequence ATGAGTTTTATCTTGCGCAATGCGTTAATTCCCACCGCCACCGGCTACGAAACCGCAGATGTGCGAATCGAGGGGGAACGGATTGCTGCCATAGGCAGAGGGTTACCCGCAACGGGCGCAGACAGCCTGGAACTGGATGCCAGTAACCAACTCTTGCTGCCGGGCTTTGTCAATGCCCACACCCATTCTTCCGAAATGTGGCAACGAGGGATCATACCGCCCTATCCGCTGGAGCTGTGGCTGGCACAACTGCACGAGTATGCGCCGCCGGATCCGGAAAAAATCTATCTCAGCGCGCTGGGGACGGCGGTGGAAACCCTGCTGACGGGGGGCACCTCGGTGGTGGATCATCTGGTGTTGATCCCAGGCCAAGAGTTGGCCACCATTGAGGCGGCGGTACGGGCCTACCGAGAAGTCGGGATCCGCGCCTTCGTGGGCCCCTTGATCCAGGATCAGGCTCTCTCTCGGGGGTTGCCCAGCAGCTCCTCTTGGGATCGGGAGCCGGAAACCTATCCCCTCTCCACAGCAGAGGTGCTGGCCATTGTGGAAGAGGCGGTGCAGCGCTTTCACCGGCCAGAAGAGGGCATTACCCTCATGGTGGCTCCCACAGGGATCCAACTGTGCTCAGACGAGCTGTTCAAGGGCTGTGCGGAGTTAAGCCAGAAGTATGACCTACCCCGCCACGCCCACCTGTTGGAAACCCGCGCCCAGCAGATGTTGGCCCAGGAAAAGTACGGCTGCAGCGCAGTCGAGCATCTGGAGCGCCTGGGCTACCTAGACCAGAGAACTTCCCTGGCTCACTGCGTCTGGCTCAGCGATGCCGATATCGAGATCTTGGCCCGCACCGGCTCTACCGTTGTTCACAACCCCTTGAGCAACCTGCGCCTAGGCAGCGGCATTGCCCCCATCTTGAAATACCGCCGGGCAGGGGTGAACGTGGCCTTTGGCTGCGATGGATCCGCCAGCAACGATTCGCAGGATTTGCTAGAGGCCATCAAAATCGGCACCATCCTTCACAACATCACCGATCCCGACTACCGCCACTGGATCTCGCCCCGCGAGAGTGTGGAGATGGCCTCCCGCGGTGGGGCCATTGGCCTGGGGCTAGGGGAGGAGCTGGGATCCCTGGAAGTGGGCAAGCAAGCGGATCTGGTGCTGTACGATCTCACCCAACTGTCGCTGTTGCCCCGTACCGATCCCATTGGGCTGCTGGTGTTGGGCCGGCCCACCCAGGCAGTCCACAGCGTCTGGGTGCGAGGAAAACAGGTGGTGTCCGGCGGAGCCGTGACGACGGTGGATGTGGCTAATCTGCGACAGGAGTTGTTTGCTTGTAGCTCCTGGGATCCCTCCCGCCGCTCCCAGCAGGTGGCACAGCTGGAGGCCCGCTACCGCCGCGTGATGGGTTTGCCGGCATAG
- a CDS encoding 3'-5' exonuclease: protein MSYLVIDTEGNANLEEIALIDSSGKLIYHAYTQEYSPHHPQPKPLAQIVADLRRLAQGKTLVFHHADHDLKILKQAFDQVNQDWLPNPIFCTWSAAKQCFPNLAGYSLEYLSKHLGIQLESGYFNSKLAHDASYDALFTYHLYRHLTHAQLKAQNVPNPFANSRVDNPFQHYPDETTIYQPQYQQLTATLQDIQRDPNHQSRGVVLLGEPGSGKTHLIMRVAQNLLRHNCLLFIPQPTHPDNIYHHIYSHTLESLRERVDAHHHTQLDYLIAKSFVEILKTFPQTSKTEELLSLLTADPLNLFHRLGAEGSERRRQQWQAIEKLVLRWWAEQNFLTGSTENILKGIIKYCSYRDPNRRHQIIRWLSGTDLDPEETNLIGLPPWSADLDRNTFALEGMKVIGRLSLLDRPLIIVFDQLEALGREENRDILLNFGDALKELFTRIPNSLFILNLFPDRWQHFQTQFDRATVDRLSQTVLSLDLPSLPQLQALLQSRLPSGIHLQALFTADDLSDILGQPSIRAILNRASAYYRHYINGIPLPPQVQVVPTASNLAARVQRLETELQTLKQLLIPLLPAHGPSIVLSPPLRDPSPSADLVETLDPYLRTTEAQLRAAYPQEAIIDSTADIGKLRTIGNALQGIHPLPMSTLRLGQCKLPDHLYFSDQKRVIAFIQVGPSSMYGQLNNFNQLVIAHPELQFLLLRDARLKPPSKKATATQAALAALNNSPNGKYALLTQDDRIHLELMHRMITDIQNRDLEIDLTQAVRYYLDHRDPPLIAWILGRD, encoded by the coding sequence ATGAGCTACTTGGTTATCGACACCGAGGGCAACGCCAACCTGGAAGAGATCGCCCTTATCGACAGCAGCGGCAAGCTTATTTACCATGCCTACACCCAAGAATACTCGCCCCACCACCCCCAGCCCAAACCTTTGGCCCAAATCGTTGCTGACCTGCGGCGCTTGGCACAAGGCAAGACTCTTGTTTTCCACCATGCAGATCACGACCTAAAAATCCTTAAACAAGCCTTTGACCAAGTTAACCAAGATTGGCTTCCTAACCCCATCTTCTGTACTTGGTCAGCCGCCAAGCAATGTTTTCCCAACCTTGCCGGTTACAGCCTAGAGTATCTCAGCAAACATCTCGGGATCCAACTGGAGAGCGGTTACTTCAACTCCAAACTGGCCCACGACGCCAGCTACGATGCCCTCTTTACCTACCACCTCTATCGCCACCTCACCCACGCTCAGCTCAAAGCCCAGAATGTTCCCAATCCTTTCGCCAACAGCAGAGTTGACAATCCCTTTCAGCATTATCCCGACGAGACCACCATCTATCAGCCTCAGTACCAGCAGCTCACTGCCACCCTACAGGACATCCAACGGGATCCCAACCACCAGAGCCGAGGGGTTGTCTTACTGGGAGAACCTGGATCCGGCAAGACCCACCTGATCATGCGGGTGGCCCAAAACCTCCTGCGCCACAACTGTCTCCTGTTTATCCCTCAGCCCACCCATCCCGACAACATCTACCACCACATCTACAGCCACACCCTGGAATCCCTGCGCGAACGGGTAGATGCCCATCACCACACCCAGCTCGACTACTTGATTGCCAAGAGCTTTGTGGAAATCTTGAAAACCTTCCCCCAAACCTCAAAAACTGAAGAGCTTCTCTCCCTTCTCACGGCGGATCCCCTCAACCTCTTTCATCGCCTGGGAGCAGAAGGCAGCGAGCGTCGTCGTCAGCAATGGCAAGCCATTGAAAAACTGGTTCTGCGCTGGTGGGCAGAGCAAAACTTCCTTACCGGTTCCACCGAAAACATTCTCAAGGGCATCATCAAATACTGCAGCTACAGGGATCCCAACCGCCGTCACCAGATCATCCGCTGGCTCAGCGGTACCGACCTGGATCCTGAAGAAACCAACTTGATTGGGTTGCCCCCTTGGAGTGCAGATCTGGATCGCAACACCTTTGCCCTAGAAGGGATGAAAGTCATCGGCAGGCTTTCGCTGCTTGACCGACCTCTCATTATTGTCTTCGACCAATTGGAGGCTCTGGGCCGAGAGGAAAATCGAGATATCCTTCTCAACTTTGGCGATGCCCTGAAAGAGCTTTTTACCCGTATTCCCAACAGTCTGTTTATCCTCAATCTGTTCCCCGACCGTTGGCAACATTTCCAAACCCAATTTGACCGGGCTACCGTCGATCGCCTCTCCCAAACCGTCCTCTCCCTAGATCTCCCCTCTCTTCCCCAGCTTCAAGCCCTTCTCCAGAGCCGCCTGCCCTCAGGGATCCACCTCCAAGCTCTCTTTACCGCCGATGACCTGAGCGATATTCTTGGCCAACCCTCCATCCGGGCCATTCTCAACCGGGCCTCAGCCTACTATCGCCACTACATCAACGGGATCCCTCTCCCTCCCCAGGTGCAAGTTGTACCCACTGCCAGCAATCTAGCCGCCCGTGTCCAGCGGCTCGAAACTGAGCTGCAAACCCTCAAACAACTGCTCATCCCCCTTCTGCCTGCCCACGGCCCCTCCATCGTTCTATCTCCACCCCTTCGGGATCCCAGCCCATCTGCCGATCTTGTTGAGACGCTGGATCCCTATCTCCGCACCACTGAGGCTCAGCTCCGCGCCGCCTATCCCCAAGAGGCGATCATCGACAGCACAGCCGATATCGGCAAATTGCGCACCATCGGCAATGCCCTACAAGGGATCCATCCCCTCCCCATGAGCACCCTGAGACTGGGCCAATGCAAACTTCCAGATCACCTCTATTTCTCCGACCAGAAGCGGGTGATCGCCTTTATCCAAGTGGGTCCCAGCAGCATGTATGGACAGCTCAATAACTTCAACCAATTGGTGATTGCTCACCCCGAGCTTCAGTTTCTTTTGCTACGGGATGCCCGCCTTAAGCCTCCTTCCAAAAAGGCTACCGCCACCCAAGCGGCCTTGGCCGCCCTCAACAACAGCCCCAATGGCAAGTATGCTCTGCTCACCCAAGACGACCGCATCCATCTGGAGCTTATGCACAGGATGATCACCGACATCCAAAACCGCGACCTGGAAATCGACCTGACCCAAGCCGTTCGGTATTATCTTGACCACAGGGATCCCCCCCTTATTGCCTGGATCCTGGGCCGTGATTAA
- the rpsB gene encoding 30S ribosomal protein S2, with product MSVVSLPQLLEAGVHFGHKASRWNPKMRPYIFTERNGIHIIDLVQTARYLNEAYEYVRDAADRGWRFLFVGTKRQAAGIIAQEARRCGSYYVNQRWLGGMLTNWATIKTRIDRLKEIEEMESSGLLDRLPKQEASRLRRELARLEKYLGGIKTMRKLPDAVIIVDQRREANAVQECIKLNIPIISLLDTNCDPDLSDIFIPSNDDAIRAIKLIVGKLADAIYEGRHGQLDTVEEDEYDYEGAMDLDDDILEDMEDEEEGEAEEG from the coding sequence ATGAGCGTAGTCAGTTTGCCTCAACTGTTGGAGGCAGGGGTTCACTTCGGCCACAAGGCCAGCCGCTGGAACCCGAAAATGCGGCCCTACATCTTTACCGAGCGGAACGGCATCCACATTATCGATTTGGTGCAGACGGCCCGCTATCTGAACGAAGCCTACGAGTATGTGCGGGATGCTGCTGACAGGGGTTGGCGCTTCCTGTTTGTGGGCACCAAACGGCAAGCTGCCGGGATCATCGCTCAAGAGGCTCGTCGCTGTGGCAGCTACTATGTCAACCAGCGCTGGTTGGGGGGTATGCTCACCAACTGGGCCACCATCAAAACCCGCATCGACCGCCTCAAAGAAATTGAGGAGATGGAGAGCAGCGGTCTTCTGGATCGCCTGCCCAAACAAGAGGCCAGCCGTCTGCGGCGAGAGTTGGCCAGGCTGGAAAAGTACTTGGGCGGCATTAAAACCATGCGCAAGCTCCCCGATGCGGTGATCATCGTCGATCAGCGGCGGGAGGCCAACGCCGTTCAGGAATGTATCAAGCTGAACATCCCGATCATCTCACTCCTGGACACCAACTGCGACCCCGATCTCAGCGATATCTTCATTCCCTCTAACGACGATGCCATCCGAGCGATTAAGCTGATTGTAGGCAAGTTGGCGGATGCCATCTACGAAGGGCGGCATGGGCAGCTCGACACCGTTGAGGAGGATGAGTACGACTACGAAGGGGCCATGGATCTGGACGACGACATTCTGGAAGACATGGAGGACGAAGAAGAAGGAGAAGCCGAGGAAGGCTAG
- a CDS encoding protein kinase domain-containing protein, which produces MPTCYCLNPACLHPENPADASTCASCGHPLLLRNRYRAFKRIGQGGFGSTFLARDEDMPSKPWRVIKQLRPVEGSPQLAKLAEELFNREAQVLERLGEHSQIPKLYAHFQEGGKFYLVQEFIQGTTLSQEMRRNGPFSEEQTRQVMQEVLLILSYVHSHNTVHRDIKPANLIRRKEDGRLVLIDFGAVKQLGPGQDSAEEATAIRSLGFSPPEQVAGQAVGPSSDLYALAATCINLMTLESPAKFYNHETGQWDWSDELQLSPEFDAILHRMLQPAINQRFATATEVLRALQGIPVEEAGGPISQPIVLPSSPLSANPSTSVISGYWAKRRSGGFSPTPLPQFTAGGMTASSPLSIPSEWGSTTGFTQLGRASSITGGGRIKPATPPRIPSMAGADLRGKSFANQNLAGYDLRQADLRGADFSGANLQGADLRGILFNTPQPHWLRVLSQLSGSAKTLGGILTGLGGLLGSGILAFLLVRLTTGNLVYALGAAGIALVVASSVIWSMGGGVRLARYPEEKSKRFTNFCKADLRGARMDEKLRKFARRQGAILS; this is translated from the coding sequence ATGCCCACTTGCTACTGCCTTAACCCTGCCTGTTTGCACCCGGAAAACCCGGCGGATGCCTCTACCTGTGCCTCTTGTGGCCATCCCCTCCTGCTGCGCAATCGCTACCGGGCCTTCAAGCGCATCGGCCAGGGGGGATTTGGCTCTACCTTTTTGGCGCGGGATGAGGACATGCCCTCCAAACCTTGGCGGGTGATCAAGCAGTTGCGCCCGGTCGAGGGATCCCCGCAACTGGCCAAGCTGGCGGAGGAGCTCTTCAATCGCGAGGCCCAAGTGTTGGAGCGCCTGGGGGAACATTCGCAGATCCCCAAGCTCTACGCCCACTTTCAGGAAGGCGGCAAGTTCTACTTGGTGCAGGAATTTATCCAGGGCACCACCCTCTCCCAAGAAATGCGTCGCAATGGGCCCTTTTCCGAAGAACAAACCCGGCAGGTGATGCAGGAGGTGCTGCTGATCCTCAGCTATGTCCACAGCCACAACACGGTTCACCGAGACATTAAACCCGCCAACCTGATTCGTCGCAAAGAAGATGGCCGATTGGTGCTGATCGACTTTGGGGCCGTCAAGCAGCTCGGCCCGGGCCAGGATTCGGCAGAAGAGGCGACGGCCATTCGCTCGCTGGGCTTTTCTCCCCCGGAGCAAGTAGCCGGCCAGGCGGTCGGTCCCTCTAGCGATCTCTATGCTTTGGCGGCTACCTGCATCAACTTGATGACGTTGGAATCTCCGGCCAAGTTTTATAACCATGAAACGGGGCAGTGGGATTGGTCGGATGAACTGCAGCTTAGCCCTGAATTCGACGCCATTTTGCACCGCATGTTGCAGCCGGCCATCAATCAGCGCTTTGCCACCGCCACCGAGGTCTTGCGGGCGTTGCAAGGGATCCCGGTGGAAGAGGCAGGCGGCCCGATCTCTCAGCCGATTGTGTTGCCCAGCTCTCCCCTGTCTGCCAATCCCAGCACATCGGTGATCTCCGGCTACTGGGCCAAGCGCCGCTCAGGCGGTTTCTCGCCCACACCCCTACCTCAGTTCACCGCAGGGGGAATGACAGCCAGCAGCCCGCTATCCATCCCCTCTGAGTGGGGGAGCACCACCGGTTTTACCCAACTGGGCCGAGCCAGTAGCATCACAGGCGGCGGACGGATCAAGCCGGCCACCCCACCGCGGATCCCTTCCATGGCGGGGGCCGATCTACGGGGCAAGTCCTTTGCCAACCAAAACCTAGCCGGCTATGATTTGCGCCAGGCCGATCTGCGGGGGGCCGATTTCTCAGGGGCCAACTTGCAGGGGGCGGATCTGCGCGGGATCCTCTTCAACACCCCTCAACCCCATTGGCTACGGGTTTTGAGCCAACTGTCTGGATCGGCCAAAACATTGGGAGGGATCCTGACAGGCTTGGGGGGGCTGCTGGGCTCAGGGATCCTGGCCTTTTTGCTTGTCCGCCTGACCACGGGCAATTTGGTTTATGCGTTAGGAGCGGCTGGGATCGCCTTGGTGGTGGCCAGCTCGGTGATCTGGTCGATGGGCGGTGGGGTTCGTTTGGCTCGATACCCAGAAGAAAAGAGCAAGCGCTTTACCAACTTTTGCAAAGCGGATCTACGGGGGGCGCGGATGGACGAGAAGCTACGGAAGTTTGCCCGCCGACAGGGGGCCATCTTGAGTTGA
- the queG gene encoding tRNA epoxyqueuosine(34) reductase QueG: MAGIPAGSEVDWSRATAQVKRQALALGFDKVGIASIEDPPDLRGLQAWLAAGMAADMAWMADPRRMDPKQVLPGVQSLVCVALNYYTPIRHSQDPGKGKISRYAWGRDYHRVLGRRLKQLHLWMQAQFPNHTGRFYVDTGPVAEKPWAMQAGLGWIGKNSLLLTREYGSWVFLGVILTTLPLLPDQPHTAHCGTCTRCLEACPTQAIVSPGVVDSRRCVAYHTLESHAERIPAKIAQNLHNWVAGCDICQEVCPWNQRFAQPSRIPDFQPYPWNVAPDLQELAQMEDGEFDQKFPASALRRLKARRLRRNAQAALEGNSSSAAHSNDLEALPT, translated from the coding sequence ATGGCAGGGATCCCTGCGGGTTCAGAGGTCGACTGGTCCAGAGCCACTGCGCAGGTGAAACGACAGGCCCTGGCCCTGGGTTTTGACAAAGTCGGCATTGCCAGCATAGAGGATCCCCCCGACTTGCGGGGCCTGCAAGCTTGGCTGGCTGCGGGCATGGCCGCCGACATGGCCTGGATGGCGGATCCTAGGCGAATGGATCCAAAGCAGGTGCTGCCGGGGGTGCAGTCGTTGGTCTGTGTGGCTTTGAATTACTACACCCCCATCCGCCACAGCCAGGATCCCGGCAAGGGCAAGATCTCCCGCTACGCTTGGGGTCGAGATTATCACCGCGTGTTGGGACGGCGGCTCAAACAACTCCACCTCTGGATGCAAGCCCAGTTCCCAAATCATACGGGTCGATTCTACGTGGATACCGGCCCGGTGGCGGAAAAGCCCTGGGCCATGCAGGCGGGCTTGGGTTGGATCGGCAAAAACAGCCTGTTGCTCACCCGCGAGTACGGCTCCTGGGTGTTTCTGGGAGTGATCCTGACCACCCTGCCGTTGCTCCCTGACCAGCCCCACACCGCTCACTGCGGCACCTGTACCCGCTGCCTAGAGGCTTGCCCCACGCAGGCCATCGTCAGCCCAGGGGTGGTGGATTCCCGCCGCTGCGTTGCCTATCACACCCTAGAAAGCCACGCCGAGCGGATCCCTGCCAAGATTGCCCAGAACCTGCACAACTGGGTGGCCGGCTGTGATATCTGCCAGGAGGTCTGCCCTTGGAACCAACGCTTTGCCCAACCCAGCCGGATCCCGGATTTTCAGCCTTACCCTTGGAACGTTGCCCCCGATCTCCAAGAACTGGCCCAGATGGAAGATGGGGAATTCGACCAGAAGTTTCCCGCCTCTGCCTTGCGCCGGCTCAAGGCCCGCCGACTGCGACGCAACGCCCAAGCAGCCCTAGAAGGCAATTCCAGCTCCGCAGCCCACAGCAACGATTTGGAAGCCCTCCCTACCTAA
- a CDS encoding AAA family ATPase has protein sequence MDNGYDDYYPSYRQTNSYNLLQSGWRPLLRHFDVEYFWQLAMQDPWELAEKILDVCSDIANAVGRNEYSPLANLLNLFSENTRYEIEEFWNSITPPPPGPDCTFRSYLSTETPLRQQVSRDQIPIHYILNCLQEVIVLKILAHLGRPAQIVQVYMDRYFYYPVEHFNGWDQISSPGTVYAFWPEHQIWLQIQTTYQTRRRYTLIGVDLKPLIRKVTYNLAVMVSGYQSRIGQIQSPHPISSFPAEIQAFTDQVQQRILQQERLAVLVHGIPGTGKTAWTQAVAHELLVPLGYVVFILDHEAVQEFIAPSYLERVCLIINEADNLAQDRASEVAQRSTKTERILSLLDGTLHQSVLDAEYADCEQRLVVLMTCNTTERLDPAVLRKGRVDLVQEFTYRFV, from the coding sequence ATGGATAACGGTTACGACGACTATTACCCCAGCTACCGGCAGACCAACAGCTACAATCTCCTGCAATCCGGGTGGAGACCTCTGCTCCGCCATTTCGATGTCGAGTATTTCTGGCAACTGGCCATGCAGGATCCCTGGGAATTGGCCGAGAAAATTCTGGATGTGTGCAGCGATATCGCCAACGCAGTGGGACGCAACGAATATAGCCCGCTGGCCAATTTGCTTAACCTGTTTTCAGAGAACACCCGTTACGAGATCGAGGAATTCTGGAACAGCATTACCCCACCCCCACCCGGCCCCGACTGCACCTTTCGAAGCTATCTTTCGACGGAAACTCCGCTGCGGCAGCAGGTGAGCCGCGACCAGATTCCCATTCATTACATCTTGAATTGTCTGCAAGAAGTTATCGTTCTCAAAATCTTGGCGCATCTGGGGCGACCGGCACAGATCGTGCAAGTGTACATGGATCGCTACTTCTACTACCCGGTTGAGCATTTCAACGGCTGGGATCAAATCAGTAGTCCGGGCACCGTCTATGCCTTTTGGCCGGAGCATCAGATTTGGCTGCAAATCCAGACCACCTATCAAACCCGCCGTCGCTACACCCTGATTGGGGTAGATCTCAAGCCCTTGATCCGCAAGGTTACCTACAACCTGGCGGTGATGGTGAGCGGCTACCAAAGCCGAATTGGGCAAATCCAGAGCCCACATCCAATCAGTTCTTTTCCCGCCGAGATTCAAGCCTTCACCGATCAGGTTCAACAGCGAATTCTGCAGCAGGAGCGATTGGCGGTCTTGGTACACGGGATCCCAGGTACCGGTAAAACTGCCTGGACGCAAGCGGTGGCCCACGAGCTGCTGGTACCACTGGGCTATGTGGTGTTCATCTTGGATCATGAAGCCGTGCAAGAGTTTATTGCGCCTTCCTATCTGGAGCGGGTGTGCCTGATCATCAATGAGGCAGATAACCTCGCCCAAGACCGCGCCAGCGAGGTGGCCCAACGGAGCACCAAAACTGAGCGCATCCTCAGCCTGCTGGATGGCACCCTCCACCAAAGCGTGCTCGACGCAGAATACGCCGACTGTGAACAAAGGCTGGTGGTGCTGATGACTTGCAACACGACTGAACGTTTGGATCCGGCAGTTTTGCGCAAAGGGCGTGTGGACTTGGTGCAGGAGTTTACCTACCGCTTTGTTTGA